From the Cyanobium sp. M30B3 genome, the window GGGGGCGTTGGTTCGCTGCTGGAGTGCCTGGGTGACGGCGCCCTGCTGATCGACAACCTCGATCGCGCCGATCCGGCCCTGCTGCCCCAGCTGCTGGAGCTGGCCCGCAGCGGCCGCTGGCGGGCGCCCGGGGCCACCGGTGCCGAGAGGCGCTTCTGCGGCCGGCTGTTCTTCAGCACCGAGTCGGCCCTGCCCCAGGCCGATGCCAGCTGCAGCTTGATCCGCGTGCCGCCGTTGCGGGTGCGCCGCCAGGACCTGGGCGAATGGCTGCGGTACGGCATTCGTCAACAGGCGCCGCGGCTGGGCTGGCAGCGGCCGCCGGCCGTAGCCGAGGCGGTGGTGAAGCGGCTGCAGAACCACGACTTCCCCGGCAACATCCGCGAGCTCAACACCCTGATCGAGCGCGCCCTGCGCCAGGCCGCCGCCAACCATCCCGCCCAGCTGCCCGACGACGTGTTCTGGACCGGCAACCGCGCCAGCCGTCTGCGCTTTGATCTGTTCCGCTGGCGGCCGCGCCTGCGCCAGTGGCTGCGGGCACCCGGGCTCTGGAACCTGCTGTTGTTCGGCCTGGTGAGCTGGGTGTTCGTGCTGGTGAACCTGTGGCTGTGGCTGGGCCCCCAGGACCGGGCCCACAACGGTGCCCTGAACCTCTTCTGGGCCTGGTGGTGGCCGCTGATCCTGCTGGCCTATCCCCTGGTGGGGCGGGCCTGGTGTGCGGTGTGTCCGTTCATGGTGTGGGGCACGATCAGCCAGCGGTTGGCGGCCGCCCTGGGCTGGCGGCCCCGCATCTGGCCGCGGGGGGACAGCGACCGCTGGGCGGCGCCGCTGCTGGCGGGTGGCTTCGCGGCGATCCTGCTCTGGGAGGAGCTGTGCAACCTGGAGAACACCGCCTGGCTGAGCAGCTGCCTGCTGCTGCTGATCACCGCTGGCGCCGTGGTGGGCTCGCTGCTGTTCGAGAAGCGCTTCTGGTGCCGCTACCTCTGCCCGGTGGGGGGCATGAACGGCCTGTTCGCCAAGCTGGCGATCACCGAGCTGCGGGCCCAGGCCGGCACCTGCAGCGGCAGCTGCAGCAGCTACGCCTGCTTCAAGGGCGGGCCGGCGGAAGGGGAGGGGCTGGCCACCGCCGGTTGCCCGCTCGGCACCCATCCGGCCCACCTGGCCGACAACCGCAACTGCGTGCTCTGCTTCACCTGCGCGGCGGCCTGTCCGCATCGCTCGGTGCAGCTGCGCCTGCGGCCCCCCGCCGCCGACCTGCAGCGCGACATGGACCCCCGCCGGTGAGGCGGGGCTGCTGCTCGTGCTGGCCGGGGGCATCTGTCTGCACCACTGGCAGCGGCTGCTGGGCTGGTTGCCCCTGGCACCCGCCAGCCTGCAGGCCGGGCCGCTGCTGCCGAGGCTCGCCTTCGGCCTGCTGGCCCTGGCCGTGCCGGCCCTGGGCTGGTTGGGTCTGCGCCGGCTGCTGCGCCTGCCCCATGCCCTGCTCTACGCCCTGCTGCCGCTTCTGTGGGCCCTGCTGCTGGCGCGTCACCTGCCGCTGGGGATGGGCGAGGCCGGGCTGGTGTTGCCCGTCAGCTTCGGCCTGGACACCCTGCCCCATTGGCAGGCCGACCCCCATGTGCTCGCCTTCTGCCAGAGCGCCGCTGCCCTGGTGGGCGTCCTGGGCACCGGCCTGCTCATCCCCCGTTTCCTGCCGGCGGGGGCGGGCCGCTGGGGTGGGCTGCTTCTGGCCATGGGGCTGGCGGCGGCCGGCCGCTGGCTGGTGGCCGCCTGAGCCGGTTGCGTGGAGGGGAGAATGGGCGACGAACTCCCCTGGCTGTTGATGACGATCGCCCTGCTGGTTGCCCTGGCCGGTTCCCTGGGCCTGATGGCCTTCATCGTGAAGCGCCTCGAGAACTCCTGAGCCGCTTCCCCCAGCCATCACCCTGCACCACCATGACCAGCGAGCCGCCCCGGCGCATCGCCCGGCTCACGGTGTGGGTGCAGCTGCCGGCGCCACTGCCGGCGCCACTGGACGAGCTGCAGCGATAGACCTGCACTGGCTGTGGAGGGCCAGGGGTGCTGGATGGTGTCCACGAACCTGCTTGCCCGATCCTGAACGCCTGACTCCCTGTTTGCGCTGACCCCATGGCCACGTTTCTGGTGACCGGAGCCAACCGCGGCATCGGCCTCGAGTATTGCCGCCAACTGCAGGCCCGCGGCGATCAGGTGATTGCGGTGTGCCGCACGCCGTCCCCCGAGCTGGAGGCCCTGGGTGTGTCCATTGAGGCGGGGATCGACCTGGCCAGCGAGGCCGCCATCGCCGCGCTGGCCAGCCGCCTGCACGGGGTGCCGCTGGATGGGCTGATCCTCAACGCCGGCATCCTGCAGTCGATGGGCCTGGAGGATCTCGATCCCGAGGGCATCCGCCGCCAGTTCGAGGTGAATGCCCTGGCACCGTTGCTGCTGGTGCGGGCCCTGCTGGAGCAACTGCGCCGCGGCGCGAAGGTGGCGCTGATGACCAGCCGCATGGGCTCAATCGACGACAACAGCTCCGGCGGCTCCTACGGCTACCGGATGTCGAAGGTGGCGCTGAACATTGCCGGCAAATCGCTGGCCATCGACCTCAAGCCCCGCGGCATCGCCGTGGCGATCCTGCATCCGGGCCTGGTGCGCACCCGCATGATCAACTTCAACCCCCAGGGCATCAGCCCCGAAGCGAGTGTGCGGGGTCTGCTGGCCCGCATCGACAGCCTCACCCTGGAGACCAGCGGCACCTTCCGGCACGCCAATGGTGAGGTGCTGCCCTGGTAGTCCAGGCAGGCCACCCCCGGCGCCATCGCGATTGATGGCGACACCGCGTGGGCTGGCTGCCGGCCGGCCTAGCCCAGCTCCAGGCAGGCGAGGCCGTAGACATCCCGCAGCGACACCGCCGGTGCCTCGCCGCGGTACATGCGCAGGGTGGTGCCCACCGGGCGGAACCGCAGCCGCTGCAGCAGCGGCGCCGCTGCTGTGTTGGCGCCCGGCGCGTCAATCAGCACCACGCCCGGGTGGCGGTGCAGCAGACCCTGCAGCAGTCGGTCGGCCGCCTCGGGCGTTTCGGCCATCAGCGGACCGATACGCCAGCCCTCGCCGCGCTCCAGCAGGCAGGGGCGGATGCGCCCGAAGCCGTGGCACTCGCCTGCGCCATCGATCAGGGCCAGCACCGATCCGGCCGGGTGGTGCAGCCACTGGCTGAGGAAGTGGGGGCGGGGGCTGGGTTCGCGCTGGGCGTCGAAGCACTGCACGGCCCGCTCGGGGATGGCTTCCCCTTCCAGCAGCTGCCAGTCCCCCGCTGCGGCCGCGGCGGGGATGCTCCCGTCGCTGATGCCCTGCCAGCGGGTGGTGGGGGAGGCGGGCGCAAAACCCCAGCGGGCGTAGTCGTCGATGCGATCCGGCGCCGCCTCCAGGCCGACGCAGGGCAGATCGGCCAGGTGCTCCAGGGCGTGCTCCCAGAGCTGCAGGCCGTAGCCCCGGCCGCGCCATGCAGGCCGCACCAGGTAGAGGCCGAGGAAGCCGTAGGCGGCGTTGTAGCGCACGCCGGTGATGCAGCCGATCCGCTCGCTCCCCAGCCAGGCCACCCAGATTCCCTGGCGGTCGGTGTGGCGATAGATGGCCACATCGCCGCTGCCGGGGGCGAAGCCCTCCTGGCGGGCCCAGTCGGTCACGGCGGCGACGTCGTCCCGCTGCAGCGGCCGGATGCGCAGGAAGGAGGTCATCGGAACCTGGCTGCCGGAGCAGGCGCGCGGATACCGCAATGCTGACGTCGCCTCCGCCGCCTGGCAGCTCCAGCACGTCGTGATGGCTGCGGGCTTCGAGCTGGAGCTGCCGGCCCCGCGCCTGCTCGCCGCTCTCGACCGCGCTGGGGTGGGCGCCGCAGAGGGCGGCCAGGGAGTCGGGCCGGAAGGAGGGCACACTGCCGCCAGCCCAGCTGATCGAGCAGGTCCAGCAGGTCGGCGGCCAGATCGGCCATCGCGTAGGGCTGGCTCACCGGCGCGCTGGCGCCCATCCCCCGGTAGTCGAAGCAGAGAAGTTCAAAGGATTGGACCCAGCGCTCGAGCAGCCCCTGGCTGGAGGCCACCGAGGTGCCGGAGCCGTTGCAGAACAGCAGCTTCGGGCCGCTGCCTCGCCTTTCTACGTGCAGCTCCACGCCGTTGCAACGCACCTGGTCTGTTCATGGTCTGGATTCATTGCGCCCGCCCTGGCCGCAGCGCTTGCCTGTTGCCGTTCTGGAGTTCAGGGTGGCAGGAGTTGCCGCCCACCAGCATGCGCTCGCCGTTCCGGGAGCCTCCAATGGGCAGGGTATGGCGCTCCGGCAGCAGCTGGACCCGGGGGGTGCTGCACAACTGGCGCGGAGATCTGGCCGGCGGCATCACCACGGCCGTGGTGGCCCTGCCGCTGGCGCTGGCGTTCGGGCTCACCTCCGGCGCAGGTGCGATTGCCGGCCTGTGGGGGGCGATCGTGCTCGGCTTCGTGGCCGCACCCCTCGGCGGAACCCCGGCCCAGGTGTCCGGCCCCACTGGCCCGATGACCGTGATCATGGCCGGCATCATCACGGCCATGGCAAGCCGCTACGGCAGCGATTCCGCCCTGGCGATGGCCTTCACGGTGGCCCTGGTGGCGGGGGCGCTGCAGGTGCTGTTCGGTCTGCTGCGCCTCGGCCAGTACATCGTGCAGATGCCCTATTCGGTGATCTCCGGGTTCATGTCGGGGATTGGCGCCATGGTGGTGGTGCTGCAGCTGCCGGTGCTGCTGGGGCTCGACCTGCGCGGATCGATTCCACAGCTGCTCGCGGCCCTGCCGGGGGAGTTGCCGCGGTTTAACGGTCTGGCGGCACTCTTCGGTGCGCTCACCTTTGTGGTGGTGCGCTGGTATCCCAGGCGCTGGAACCACTGGCTGCCGGCACCGTTGCTGGCCCTGCTGCTGATCACGGCCCTCAGCACCCTGCTGCCGGAAGCGGCGCTGCCCCGGCTCGGGGCCATCCCGCAGGGGCTGCCAACCCTGCGTTGGCCGCAGCTGCGGTTTGACGATCTGCGCCTGCTGGGTGGGTACGCCATCACCCTGGCGGTGCTCGGGTCGATCGATTCGCTGCTCACCTCCCTGGTGGCCGATAACGTCACCCGCAGCCAGCATCGGTCCGATCGCGAGCTGGTGGGGCAGGGCCTCGGCAACATGGCCGCCGCTCTGCTGGGTGGGTTGCCCGGAGCCGGCGCCACGATGCGCACCGTGACCAACGTGCAGGCTGGAGGCCGCACCCCCCTCTCGGGCATGGTGCACGCCGTGGTGCTGCTGCTGGTCACCCTTGGGGCCGGGCGGCTCGCTGCCGGGATTCCCCTGGCTGTGCTGGGGGGAATCCTGCTGCACGTGGGGCTGGAGATCATCGACTGGAACTTCCTTCAACGGGCGCCGCGCATCTCCTGGAAGGCCACCGGTCTGATGTGGCTGGTGCTGCTGCTCACCGTGTTCTGGGACCTCGTGACCGCTGTGGTGATCGGCGTGTCGATCGCCAATGTGGTGACCATCAAGGATCAGAGCGATGCTCTGAGCCGAGCCAGTCGCCGTGTTTCCGCGGACGACGACGACGGTGGGGTGCTCAGTTCCCAGGAACGGCAGCTGCTGCAACAGGCCGGTAGCCGTGTGGTGCTGCTCAGCCTGGAGGGGCCGTTGAGTTTCGGTGCCAGCCGCTATCTCACCCAACTGCTCAACGACAGTGACGTCTATGCCTGCCTGGTGCTCGACCTCAGTGCCGTCAGCCACCTGGGGGTGACAGCATCGCTGGCCATTGACGCCCTCTGCCGCGATGCCTCGCAGCAGGGACGCCAGGTGCTGATCGCGGCTCCCCAACCCCACTACCGCGACCGGCTCACCCGCTTCGGCATCGCCCGTTATGGGGGGGTGGACTTCTGCGCCAGCCGTACCGCCGCGCTGGAGCTGGCCGCCTCGTCTGCTGCACGATGAGCGGGTCAGCCCGGGCCGGCTTCCGCCCGTTGCGCCTCGGCGATCAGCCGCTGCACCCGCTCCAGCACCGACTCGTTGCTCATGCGGTTGTTGAGCCGCTCCACCAGCAGGGGGAAGGCCAGGGGGCCGGGGCGGGGGGTGCGCTCCAGCAGCCAGCGGCTGGCCGCCAGGCGTTCCAGGGCGGCCTGCAGGCGCGGCAGCTCCAGCTGCTCCTCGATCACCTCGCGGCGGGCCTGCTCCAGCAGCAGGTGGCCGGGCTCGTGCTTCTGGAACACGTCGAACAGCAGGGCGGCGCTGATCTGCAGCTGGCCGCCCGTTTTGGCCTGGCCGGGCATGGCCTGGGTGATCAGGCCGCTCACCTGGGCGATGGCGCGGAAGCGGCGCCGGCAGAGCTCGGAGAGGTTCACCGCCTGCTCCAGGTCGCCGGCCAGGTCGGTGCAGTCGAGCAGGTCGTCGCCGTGGAGCTCCAGCAGCTCGTCGAAGGGGTAGCCCTTGGGGGCCAGCAGCTCGAAGCCGTAGTCGTTCACCGACACGGTGACCGTGCTGGGGCGGTGGCGGGCCAGGCGCCAGGCCCAGAGGAAGCCGATGCCCTCATGCACAAAGCGCCCTTCAAACGGGAAGGCGAACAGGTGGCTGCCCTCGCGGCTGCGGCAGAGCTCCACCAGGAACTCCTCCTGGCGGGGCAGGCTGGAGAGGTCGGCCTGGCGGCGCAGCAGGGGTGCAAGGGCCCGCAGCTCGGGGGTGTCGAGATCACTGTCGGAGTCGGAGTCGGAGTCGGCATCACCGGCCAGGGCGCGGGCACAGCGGTCCACCTCGGCGCGCAGGTGCTGGCTGAGCAGATCGGAGAGGGCCATCTGGCCGCCGGCCCAGGCCGGCACGGCGGAGCTCTTCCTGGTGGTGGCCTTCACCTGGGCGGTCATCTCCCGCAGGCGCACGAACTCCAGCTGGCGTCCGGCGAAGAAGAACACATCCCCCGGCTTGAGCCGGCCGATGAAGGTCTCCTCCACGTGGCCGATCACGGCGCCGCGCACGAAGCGCACCGTGACTGAGCGGTCGGCGGTGATCGTGCCGATGTTGAAGCGATGCAGGCGGGCGATGGCTTTGTCGAGCACGCGGAAGCGGAAGGGCTCATCCGCAGCCGCTGGCTCCTCGCCCAGCTTGCCGTCGGGCTCCAGCCGGCAACGCACCAGCTTGCGGTAGCGGGGATAGGCCCCCAGGCACTGGCCGCCGTGCTCCAGAAACTCCAGGCACCAGTGCCACTGCTGCTCGCTCAGCTCCCGGAAGCTCCAGGCGCTGCGCACCGCGGCCAGCTCGCTTTCGGGCTCAAAGCCCGGCCCGCAGGCCAGGCTGGTGAGGTGCTGCAGCAGCACATCCAGCGCCAGCTGGGGCGGCCGGCGCGTCTCCACCAGCCCCTCGCTCAGGCCTCGGCGCATGGCGCTCACCTCCAGCAGCTCCAGGGCGTTGGTGGGCATGAACAGCACCTGCGAGTTGCCCCCCGGGCTGTGGGCGCTGCGGCCGGCCCGCTGCAGCAGCCGCGCCAGGTTTTTGGCCGAGCCGATCTGCACCACCCGCTCCACCGGCTGGAAATCCACCCCCAGATCCAGGGAGCTGGTGCACACCACCCAGCGCAGCGTGCCCGCCTTCACACCGGCCTCGATCGCCTCGCGCTCGGCGCGGTCGATGGAGCTGTGGTGCAGGGCCAGGGCGCCCTCCATCTCCGGGCAGGCGAAGCGCAGGCACTGGTGCCAGCGCTCGGCCTGGTTGCGGGTGTTGGTGAACAGCAGGGTGCTCACCGCCGGATCCAGCCCCGCCACCAGCTCCTCATACATGCGCAGGCCCAGGTGGCCGCCCCAGGGGAAGCCGTCGATCGAGTCGGGCAACAGCGAGCGGATCGCCGTGGCGCGCTGAATGTCGGCGGTGATGATGCGGGGTTCCGGGCCGGCTGCCGCCCCAGGCCCGCCTCCCAGGCCCGCCGCCGCCCGGGCCGCCTCCTCCAGGTTGCCGATCGTGGCGCTGATCGCCCAGGTGCGCAGCCCCGGCCTCAGCTGCCGCAGCCAGCTCAGGCAGAGCTCGGTCTGCACCCCGCGCTTGCTGCCCATCAGCTCGTGCCACTCGTCGAGCACCACCGCCTGCAAGGCGCCGAACAGCTCGGGCGCCTTGCCATTGGCCAGCAGCAGGCTGAGCGATTCGGGCGTGGTGATCAGGATCTGGGGTGGGCTGCGCAGCTGCTTGCTGCGCTCGTGGCTGCTGGTGTCGCCGTTGCGGATCGCCACCTGCAGCGGCCAGCCCATCGCCTCGATCGGCTCCCGGATCGCCAGGGCAAGGTCGCGGCTGAGGGCCCGCAGAGGGGTGAGGTAGAGCAGGCGCAGCCCCCTGGGCGGCGTGCCTGGCAGGGCGGCGAGGGTCGTTGGTTGTGGCGGCTGTCCGGGTTTCTGTACGGTCTGTACAGACTTCCCCAGATCGCAATTGAGGGCGTCGCCGAGGGCGTCGCCGGAAAAGCTGGCGGGGTTGCCGGAAGAGTTGGCGGGGATGGCGGACGCCTGGAGTGGCGCCAGGTGCAGCATCTCGGCGATCGGACCCATCACGGCGGCGTAGGTCTTGCCCGAGCCGGTGGGCACCTGGATCAGGCCGCTCTCGCCGGCCAGGTAGGCCTGCCAGGCCTGGCGCTGGAAGCCCATCGGCGTCCAGCCCTGCTGGGCAAACCAGGCCTCGATCGGAGCGAGGACGAGATCGAGGTTGTGGTTGTGGTTGTGGCGGTGGTGCCGCACCTGGCTCATCCCGGGAATGGCCTCGAACCGGAACAGAACTCACCCTGGCCCGGGGCCCAGTGGTTGCGGCCGCGTCGAGCGAATTCATCGTGATCGATGGACCGCCGGGGC encodes:
- a CDS encoding SDR family oxidoreductase, with the protein product MATFLVTGANRGIGLEYCRQLQARGDQVIAVCRTPSPELEALGVSIEAGIDLASEAAIAALASRLHGVPLDGLILNAGILQSMGLEDLDPEGIRRQFEVNALAPLLLVRALLEQLRRGAKVALMTSRMGSIDDNSSGGSYGYRMSKVALNIAGKSLAIDLKPRGIAVAILHPGLVRTRMINFNPQGISPEASVRGLLARIDSLTLETSGTFRHANGEVLPW
- a CDS encoding GNAT family N-acetyltransferase; translated protein: MTSFLRIRPLQRDDVAAVTDWARQEGFAPGSGDVAIYRHTDRQGIWVAWLGSERIGCITGVRYNAAYGFLGLYLVRPAWRGRGYGLQLWEHALEHLADLPCVGLEAAPDRIDDYARWGFAPASPTTRWQGISDGSIPAAAAAGDWQLLEGEAIPERAVQCFDAQREPSPRPHFLSQWLHHPAGSVLALIDGAGECHGFGRIRPCLLERGEGWRIGPLMAETPEAADRLLQGLLHRHPGVVLIDAPGANTAAAPLLQRLRFRPVGTTLRMYRGEAPAVSLRDVYGLACLELG
- a CDS encoding SulP family inorganic anion transporter, producing the protein MRSPFREPPMGRVWRSGSSWTRGVLHNWRGDLAGGITTAVVALPLALAFGLTSGAGAIAGLWGAIVLGFVAAPLGGTPAQVSGPTGPMTVIMAGIITAMASRYGSDSALAMAFTVALVAGALQVLFGLLRLGQYIVQMPYSVISGFMSGIGAMVVVLQLPVLLGLDLRGSIPQLLAALPGELPRFNGLAALFGALTFVVVRWYPRRWNHWLPAPLLALLLITALSTLLPEAALPRLGAIPQGLPTLRWPQLRFDDLRLLGGYAITLAVLGSIDSLLTSLVADNVTRSQHRSDRELVGQGLGNMAAALLGGLPGAGATMRTVTNVQAGGRTPLSGMVHAVVLLLVTLGAGRLAAGIPLAVLGGILLHVGLEIIDWNFLQRAPRISWKATGLMWLVLLLTVFWDLVTAVVIGVSIANVVTIKDQSDALSRASRRVSADDDDGGVLSSQERQLLQQAGSRVVLLSLEGPLSFGASRYLTQLLNDSDVYACLVLDLSAVSHLGVTASLAIDALCRDASQQGRQVLIAAPQPHYRDRLTRFGIARYGGVDFCASRTAALELAASSAAR
- a CDS encoding ligase-associated DNA damage response DEXH box helicase, whose amino-acid sequence is MSQVRHHRHNHNHNLDLVLAPIEAWFAQQGWTPMGFQRQAWQAYLAGESGLIQVPTGSGKTYAAVMGPIAEMLHLAPLQASAIPANSSGNPASFSGDALGDALNCDLGKSVQTVQKPGQPPQPTTLAALPGTPPRGLRLLYLTPLRALSRDLALAIREPIEAMGWPLQVAIRNGDTSSHERSKQLRSPPQILITTPESLSLLLANGKAPELFGALQAVVLDEWHELMGSKRGVQTELCLSWLRQLRPGLRTWAISATIGNLEEAARAAAGLGGGPGAAAGPEPRIITADIQRATAIRSLLPDSIDGFPWGGHLGLRMYEELVAGLDPAVSTLLFTNTRNQAERWHQCLRFACPEMEGALALHHSSIDRAEREAIEAGVKAGTLRWVVCTSSLDLGVDFQPVERVVQIGSAKNLARLLQRAGRSAHSPGGNSQVLFMPTNALELLEVSAMRRGLSEGLVETRRPPQLALDVLLQHLTSLACGPGFEPESELAAVRSAWSFRELSEQQWHWCLEFLEHGGQCLGAYPRYRKLVRCRLEPDGKLGEEPAAADEPFRFRVLDKAIARLHRFNIGTITADRSVTVRFVRGAVIGHVEETFIGRLKPGDVFFFAGRQLEFVRLREMTAQVKATTRKSSAVPAWAGGQMALSDLLSQHLRAEVDRCARALAGDADSDSDSDSDLDTPELRALAPLLRRQADLSSLPRQEEFLVELCRSREGSHLFAFPFEGRFVHEGIGFLWAWRLARHRPSTVTVSVNDYGFELLAPKGYPFDELLELHGDDLLDCTDLAGDLEQAVNLSELCRRRFRAIAQVSGLITQAMPGQAKTGGQLQISAALLFDVFQKHEPGHLLLEQARREVIEEQLELPRLQAALERLAASRWLLERTPRPGPLAFPLLVERLNNRMSNESVLERVQRLIAEAQRAEAGPG